In a single window of the Arthrobacter zhangbolii genome:
- the pyrR gene encoding bifunctional pyr operon transcriptional regulator/uracil phosphoribosyltransferase PyrR translates to MTGTDAVQVPSRTVLSSADIDRALTRIAHEILEANKGPEDLVLMGIPRRGYPLAQRLAAKIAAAAPGVDPAAITGQLDVTMFRDDLSRRPTRPPYATREPVSGIDDKVVVLVDDVLFSGRTIRAALDALVDLGRPRIVRLAVLVDRGHRELPIRADHVGKNLPTASREQVRVRLVESDLPAVDEVVIEGTA, encoded by the coding sequence ATGACTGGCACAGATGCCGTCCAGGTACCCAGCCGTACCGTTCTGTCTTCAGCTGACATTGACCGCGCGCTGACGCGCATTGCCCACGAGATCCTCGAGGCCAACAAGGGCCCGGAAGATCTGGTCCTGATGGGCATTCCCCGCCGCGGATATCCGCTGGCACAACGCCTGGCAGCGAAAATCGCTGCGGCGGCACCGGGCGTTGACCCCGCAGCCATTACCGGCCAGCTTGATGTCACGATGTTTCGTGACGACCTCTCGCGCCGCCCCACCCGGCCGCCGTATGCCACCCGTGAACCGGTCTCCGGGATTGACGACAAAGTCGTGGTGCTGGTGGACGATGTCCTGTTCTCCGGCCGCACCATCCGCGCCGCCCTGGATGCCCTGGTGGACCTCGGCCGCCCCCGCATCGTCCGGCTGGCCGTTCTGGTGGACCGGGGCCACCGTGAGCTGCCCATCCGCGCCGACCATGTAGGCAAGAACCTGCCCACCGCCTCCCGCGAACAGGTACGCGTCCGCCTGGTCGAAAGCGACCTTCCCGCCGTCGACGAAGTGGTTATCGAGGGCACTGCATGA
- a CDS encoding PrsW family intramembrane metalloprotease, with protein sequence MDSPPSPTGQQHPVQPAPAPLGHGPAGSAAGPPHGARSHGTAVAPAWARPAPRRDRGLTATVVMIVASSAVLAWVGMFLLDRLGPPAFIICGILALVPLGICVLGIWWVDRWEPEPRSTLVFCFLWGAGVSVGIALLVGPYFTLALLELVPSGSADLLGMVIQAPVVEEIAKGMGILLLLLVRRRIFDGPVDGIVFAAAVAAGFAFTENILYFGSALLTAGGATVYQLGFTFILRGLLSPFAHVLFTACTGLALGLAARRAGNAWIAPAFVLGLVPAILGHMLWNGGPALLFGDFFVFYFLLQVPFFVLAVTGVWFLRRSEQRLTQRRLGEYAGAGWFSDAEVQMLATGAGRRRAMAWARAHHTAAPMKELIRRSTRLALTRQQIVAGREVEANREYERTLLGEVSAIRSALLAGTA encoded by the coding sequence ATGGACAGCCCTCCTTCGCCGACCGGCCAACAGCACCCCGTTCAGCCGGCCCCTGCACCCCTTGGCCACGGGCCGGCCGGCAGTGCTGCCGGCCCGCCCCACGGGGCCCGGAGCCACGGTACTGCGGTTGCACCGGCCTGGGCCCGCCCGGCACCGCGCCGGGACAGGGGCCTGACGGCCACGGTGGTGATGATTGTGGCCTCCTCGGCCGTGCTGGCGTGGGTTGGCATGTTCCTGCTCGACCGGCTTGGCCCGCCGGCCTTTATTATCTGCGGGATCCTCGCCCTGGTTCCGCTGGGCATTTGTGTCCTGGGCATCTGGTGGGTGGACCGGTGGGAGCCGGAGCCGCGCAGCACCCTGGTGTTCTGCTTCCTGTGGGGCGCCGGAGTATCCGTGGGCATCGCCCTGCTGGTGGGGCCCTATTTCACCCTGGCACTGCTGGAGCTGGTGCCCTCCGGTTCGGCGGACCTGCTGGGCATGGTGATCCAGGCGCCGGTGGTGGAGGAGATTGCCAAGGGCATGGGTATCCTGCTGCTCCTGCTGGTCCGCCGGCGGATCTTCGACGGGCCGGTGGACGGCATTGTCTTCGCCGCCGCGGTGGCTGCGGGATTCGCCTTTACCGAGAACATCCTCTACTTCGGATCAGCGCTCCTGACCGCGGGCGGGGCCACGGTCTATCAGCTGGGCTTCACCTTCATCCTGCGCGGTCTGCTCTCCCCCTTTGCACATGTGCTGTTCACTGCCTGCACCGGCCTGGCCCTGGGCCTGGCCGCCCGGCGGGCGGGCAACGCCTGGATCGCTCCGGCGTTTGTGCTGGGACTGGTTCCGGCCATCCTGGGCCACATGCTGTGGAACGGCGGGCCGGCGCTTCTGTTCGGGGATTTCTTCGTTTTCTATTTCCTGCTCCAGGTGCCCTTTTTCGTCCTGGCGGTCACCGGCGTCTGGTTCCTCCGCCGCAGTGAGCAGCGCCTGACGCAGCGCCGGCTGGGTGAATACGCCGGGGCAGGCTGGTTCAGCGACGCCGAGGTGCAGATGCTGGCCACCGGCGCGGGCCGGCGCAGGGCCATGGCCTGGGCACGGGCACATCACACGGCGGCGCCCATGAAGGAGCTGATCCGGCGTTCCACGCGCCTGGCCCTGACCCGCCAGCAGATTGTCGCAGGACGGGAGGTGGAGGCCAACCGGGAATACGAGCGGACCCTGCTGGGTGAAGTCTCCGCCATCCGCTCCGCCCTGCTGGCTGGAACCGCCTAG
- the nusB gene encoding transcription antitermination factor NusB produces the protein MSARSKARTRALEVLFEAEQRSASAFDVIRARRERTDQTINPYTMDLVEGVVAMQEQIDEFLSTYSQGWTLERMPSVDRIILRLGAWELLYNDDVPDKVAISEAVEMAKTLSTDESPAFINGLLGRLQELKPSLLA, from the coding sequence GTGAGTGCACGCAGTAAAGCACGGACCCGCGCACTGGAGGTCCTTTTCGAAGCCGAACAGCGTTCGGCTTCAGCCTTCGATGTGATCCGGGCCCGCCGCGAACGGACCGACCAGACCATCAACCCCTACACCATGGACCTGGTGGAAGGCGTGGTTGCGATGCAGGAACAGATTGACGAGTTCCTGAGCACGTATTCGCAGGGCTGGACGCTTGAACGCATGCCTTCGGTGGACCGCATCATCCTCCGCCTGGGCGCCTGGGAACTGCTCTACAACGACGACGTTCCGGACAAGGTTGCCATCAGCGAAGCCGTGGAAATGGCCAAGACCCTGTCCACGGACGAGTCCCCGGCCTTTATCAACGGACTGCTTGGACGGCTGCAGGAACTGAAGCCCTCGCTGCTCGCCTGA
- the efp gene encoding elongation factor P codes for MATTNDIKNGTVLKLEGNLWSIIEFQHVKPGKGGAFVRTKMRNVTSGKVVDKTFNAGIKVETATVDRRDYQYLYQDGEDYVFMDTSDFDQLTVPGKIVGDNANFMLESMMVTIAIHEGSPLYIELPPSVTMEITYTEPGLQGDRSTGGTKPATIETGYEIQVPLFLEQGTKVKVDTRTGDYLGRVNE; via the coding sequence GTGGCGACGACCAACGACATCAAGAACGGCACCGTGCTGAAGCTTGAAGGCAACCTCTGGAGCATCATTGAGTTCCAGCACGTGAAGCCGGGCAAGGGTGGTGCGTTCGTCCGTACCAAGATGCGCAACGTGACCTCGGGCAAGGTTGTGGACAAGACGTTCAACGCCGGCATCAAGGTCGAGACCGCCACGGTGGACCGCCGCGACTACCAGTACCTGTACCAGGACGGCGAAGACTACGTCTTCATGGATACCTCCGATTTCGACCAGCTCACGGTTCCGGGCAAGATCGTTGGCGATAACGCCAACTTCATGCTCGAATCCATGATGGTCACCATCGCCATCCACGAAGGCTCCCCGCTCTACATCGAGCTGCCGCCGTCCGTGACCATGGAAATCACCTACACCGAGCCCGGCCTGCAGGGTGACCGGTCCACCGGTGGCACCAAGCCCGCCACCATCGAGACCGGCTACGAGATCCAGGTGCCGCTGTTCCTGGAACAGGGCACCAAGGTCAAGGTTGACACCCGCACCGGCGACTACCTGGGACGCGTTAACGAGTGA
- the aroB gene encoding 3-dehydroquinate synthase has protein sequence MPSEPTIIPVTGSNPAENYDVVVGHGLLGRLPAMLGERVRRVLVIHPRALRTTGDTVRDELAATGLTAVTAEIPDAEEGKHIQVASFCWQVLGQNDFTRSDAIVAVGGGAVTDVAGFVAATWLRGIKVVHIPTSLLGMVDAAVGGKTGINTAEGKNLVGAFHPPAGVLADLDALGTLPKNELLSGMAEVIKCGFIADPAILDLVEANPEAVADGGSAVVRELVERSIGVKAEIVSTDLREAGRREFLNYGHTLGHSIELAERYQWRHGAAVSVGLVFAAELARMVGRLDDATADRHKEILTSLGLPVSYRKDRWSALLDGMRRDKKSRGDLLRFVVLDGLAKPSMLEVPDTSLLFAAYQEIASEPQGGIRLSL, from the coding sequence ATGCCCTCCGAACCGACGATCATCCCGGTGACCGGCTCCAACCCTGCAGAAAACTACGACGTCGTGGTGGGCCACGGCCTGCTGGGCCGGCTGCCGGCAATGCTCGGGGAGCGCGTACGGCGCGTGCTGGTGATCCACCCCCGCGCACTGCGCACCACCGGTGACACGGTGCGGGACGAACTCGCCGCGACCGGGCTCACTGCTGTCACCGCGGAAATCCCGGATGCCGAAGAAGGCAAGCACATCCAGGTGGCCTCCTTCTGCTGGCAGGTGCTGGGACAGAATGACTTCACCCGTTCCGATGCCATTGTGGCCGTGGGCGGCGGCGCCGTCACCGACGTTGCGGGCTTTGTTGCCGCAACCTGGCTGCGCGGCATCAAGGTGGTGCACATCCCCACGTCCCTGCTGGGCATGGTGGATGCAGCGGTCGGCGGGAAAACCGGCATCAACACCGCGGAGGGCAAGAACCTGGTGGGCGCCTTCCACCCGCCGGCCGGAGTGCTGGCGGACCTGGACGCACTGGGCACCCTGCCGAAGAACGAACTGCTCAGCGGTATGGCCGAAGTCATCAAGTGCGGTTTCATTGCCGATCCGGCAATCCTGGACCTGGTGGAAGCCAATCCCGAGGCAGTGGCGGACGGCGGTTCCGCCGTCGTCCGCGAACTCGTGGAACGCTCCATCGGAGTCAAGGCCGAAATAGTCTCCACCGACCTGCGGGAAGCCGGACGCCGGGAGTTCCTGAACTACGGCCACACACTGGGCCACTCCATTGAACTGGCAGAGCGCTACCAGTGGCGCCACGGCGCTGCCGTATCCGTGGGGCTGGTATTCGCTGCCGAACTGGCCCGTATGGTTGGCCGGCTTGATGATGCCACAGCGGACCGGCACAAGGAGATTCTCACCTCACTGGGCCTGCCCGTGAGCTACCGCAAGGACCGCTGGTCCGCCCTGCTGGACGGCATGCGCCGGGACAAAAAATCCCGCGGTGACCTGCTGCGTTTCGTGGTGCTGGACGGGCTGGCGAAGCCGTCCATGCTGGAGGTCCCGGACACCTCGCTGCTGTTCGCCGCGTACCAGGAAATCGCCTCCGAGCCGCAGGGCGGGATCCGGCTCAGCCTGTAG
- a CDS encoding shikimate kinase — protein sequence MSRSPDPHLPEPHSIRRHLVLIGFMAAGKSVVGRSYAARAGLPFVDTDELVVERHGSIADLFTARGERYFREVEARTVAAALESPVPAVISLGGGAVLDSGTQQLLAGTTVVFLDTDLATVLPRISRSGHRPMLAPDPVRRWQELATARRPVYESLADITIDTRGLTVPAIIDRLTSVLTKGED from the coding sequence ATGTCCCGCAGTCCTGACCCGCACCTTCCCGAACCACACAGCATCCGCCGGCACCTGGTCCTGATCGGGTTTATGGCCGCCGGCAAATCCGTGGTCGGGCGCAGCTATGCAGCCCGGGCAGGACTGCCGTTTGTGGACACTGACGAATTGGTGGTGGAACGCCATGGGTCCATCGCGGACCTGTTCACCGCGAGGGGCGAACGGTATTTCCGGGAAGTGGAAGCGCGGACCGTCGCGGCAGCACTGGAATCACCGGTTCCGGCAGTCATTTCCCTGGGCGGGGGAGCGGTGCTGGACTCCGGCACACAGCAACTCCTGGCCGGGACCACTGTAGTGTTTCTGGATACGGACCTTGCCACAGTGCTTCCACGCATCAGCCGTTCCGGACACCGTCCAATGCTCGCCCCGGACCCCGTCCGGCGCTGGCAGGAGCTGGCCACGGCACGCCGTCCCGTTTACGAATCCCTGGCCGACATCACCATTGACACCAGGGGACTCACTGTTCCGGCCATTATTGACCGGCTGACTTCCGTCCTCACCAAAGGAGAAGACTAG
- the aroC gene encoding chorismate synthase, which produces MLRWLTAGESHGPALVGIVEGVPAGIEVDSAAIQAALARRRLGYGRGARMKFEQDAVRILGGVRHGLTQGGPVAIEIGNTEWPKWEQVMAADPVDPATLADSARNAPLTRPRPGHADFTGMQKYGFDEARPVLERASARETATRVALGAVASAFLNQLGIELVSHTVGIAGVMAPETAALPLPADVDALDADPMRCFDPEVSAAMVAEVDAAHKEGETLGGVVEVLAYGLPPGLGSYVHWDRRLDARIAGALMGIQAIKGVEVGDGFLTATRRGSAAHDEILQDASGRVIRSGNRAGGIEGGMSIGELLRVRAAMKPIATVPRALRTVDVSTSQPARAHHQRSDVCAVPAAGVVAEAMVALVLAEAVIEKFGGDSVPETARNLRAYLEAIPQSLESAGTDVPQS; this is translated from the coding sequence ATGTTGCGTTGGTTGACCGCCGGTGAGTCCCATGGACCTGCACTGGTTGGAATTGTTGAAGGTGTCCCTGCAGGAATCGAAGTGGACAGCGCCGCCATTCAGGCTGCCCTGGCCCGCCGCCGGCTTGGTTATGGCCGCGGCGCCCGGATGAAGTTCGAACAGGATGCCGTCCGCATCCTCGGCGGGGTCCGCCACGGCCTCACTCAGGGCGGGCCGGTGGCCATCGAGATCGGCAACACGGAATGGCCCAAATGGGAACAGGTCATGGCCGCCGATCCCGTGGACCCGGCCACGCTGGCCGATTCCGCCCGCAACGCGCCGCTCACCCGGCCGCGGCCCGGCCACGCCGACTTCACCGGTATGCAGAAGTACGGGTTCGATGAGGCCCGGCCCGTCCTGGAACGTGCCAGCGCCCGGGAAACCGCCACCCGGGTAGCCCTCGGCGCGGTTGCCTCCGCCTTCCTGAACCAGCTCGGTATTGAACTTGTCAGCCACACCGTCGGAATTGCCGGCGTGATGGCCCCCGAGACCGCAGCGCTGCCGCTGCCTGCCGACGTCGACGCGCTGGACGCCGATCCGATGCGCTGCTTCGATCCGGAGGTTTCCGCGGCCATGGTGGCCGAAGTCGACGCCGCCCACAAGGAGGGCGAAACCCTCGGCGGAGTGGTTGAGGTATTGGCCTACGGCCTTCCGCCGGGACTGGGCAGCTACGTGCACTGGGACCGCCGCCTCGATGCACGGATTGCCGGTGCCCTGATGGGTATCCAGGCGATCAAGGGCGTGGAAGTGGGGGACGGCTTCCTCACCGCCACCCGCCGCGGATCCGCAGCACATGACGAAATCCTGCAGGACGCCTCCGGACGCGTGATCCGTTCGGGTAACCGTGCCGGAGGCATCGAGGGCGGTATGAGCATTGGCGAACTGCTGCGCGTGCGTGCGGCCATGAAGCCGATCGCCACGGTGCCCCGCGCCCTGCGCACCGTGGACGTCAGCACGTCCCAGCCTGCCCGCGCCCATCACCAGCGCTCCGACGTCTGTGCCGTACCCGCCGCCGGTGTGGTCGCAGAGGCAATGGTCGCCCTGGTTTTGGCCGAAGCCGTGATCGAGAAGTTCGGCGGCGATTCGGTGCCCGAAACGGCCCGGAACCTCCGTGCCTACCTGGAGGCAATTCCGCAGTCGCTGGAATCCGCTGGTACCGATGTCCCGCAGTCCTGA
- a CDS encoding shikimate dehydrogenase family protein: MDRTRLRAAVLGHPISHSKSPLLHQAAYDHLGYPCDYAAIDLTAAEAPAFAASLHDGGGWAGLSVTMPLKAVMVGEMDRLDRRVQALGVLNTVTFSRAGSGTVLTGHNTDVDGIVRALRHAGVRERPRAVVLGAGGTACAAVAALAELGAAGVEVCARRFPDPAPGTAGVHAAGERTGIRVQSRHWEDAAQACSKADVVISTLPPRAADGLAGELARVVPGGVLLDVAYDPWPSRIAAAWSGAGGTVVAGVEMLLYQAVEQVRLFTGDAFHDEAGVTNAMCDAVGIPRR; encoded by the coding sequence GTGGACCGGACCCGGCTGCGCGCAGCCGTCCTGGGGCACCCGATCAGCCACTCCAAGTCGCCGCTGCTCCACCAGGCAGCGTATGACCACCTGGGCTACCCCTGCGACTATGCGGCGATCGACCTCACCGCCGCCGAAGCCCCCGCCTTCGCAGCCTCGCTGCACGACGGCGGGGGCTGGGCCGGCCTGTCGGTCACCATGCCGCTGAAGGCAGTAATGGTCGGCGAAATGGACCGGTTGGACCGTCGCGTCCAGGCCCTGGGCGTACTCAACACCGTGACGTTTTCGCGTGCGGGCTCCGGCACCGTCCTGACCGGTCACAACACCGACGTGGACGGGATTGTCCGGGCCCTGCGCCATGCCGGTGTCCGCGAACGTCCGCGCGCCGTGGTGCTTGGCGCCGGCGGTACCGCCTGCGCCGCGGTGGCGGCCCTGGCCGAGCTTGGTGCCGCCGGCGTGGAGGTCTGCGCCCGCCGGTTCCCCGATCCTGCGCCCGGCACCGCGGGCGTACATGCGGCCGGGGAGCGCACGGGCATCCGGGTTCAGTCACGGCACTGGGAGGATGCTGCGCAGGCCTGCTCGAAGGCCGACGTCGTGATATCCACCCTGCCGCCCCGCGCGGCGGACGGGCTGGCCGGGGAGCTCGCCCGCGTGGTGCCGGGCGGCGTCCTGCTGGACGTTGCCTACGACCCCTGGCCCAGCCGTATCGCCGCAGCCTGGTCCGGCGCCGGAGGCACCGTCGTGGCCGGCGTCGAAATGCTCCTGTACCAGGCGGTGGAACAGGTTCGGCTGTTCACCGGGGACGCCTTCCATGACGAAGCCGGCGTCACAAATGCAATGTGTGACGCTGTGGGTATCCCGCGGCGCTGA
- the mltG gene encoding endolytic transglycosylase MltG — protein MSHRYPEYPAMAEPEYEPGQRQAEELPVGQFFTEPAEAPTRRSQRPSREKQRRRRRRTIVMVVVLALFAGVVFGLTMFLRDLLGMNEIKDYEGAGNGSVAFTVAEGDGPLLIGGKLEAEDIVATSKEFVNAFTAQSDGREIQPGTYEMKYQMSSSAAVDALLGDGSGQVHYAAVARDLRQGEVFEILNTSTRIPLSEFQALAANPQQFGLPEQAVSLEGYLHPGEYRFDVEMTAEEIVKEMTANTFAQLEEAGITDPAEQYRILTKASIIQAEAGEADYATVAGSIENRLGPNNTETNGLIQSDATVTYGLDRKSYELTPEEKADKSNPYNTYANPGLPVGPIGSPSREAIDAAANPADVPYFYWVTVNLDSGETKFSSTLAEHAKYVQEYQDWCGTQKPGRCG, from the coding sequence ATGAGCCACAGGTATCCCGAGTACCCTGCCATGGCCGAACCGGAATATGAACCGGGGCAGCGCCAGGCAGAGGAGCTTCCCGTAGGACAGTTCTTCACCGAACCCGCTGAAGCTCCCACCCGCCGGAGCCAGCGGCCTTCGCGGGAAAAGCAGCGCCGGCGCCGGCGCCGCACCATTGTGATGGTGGTGGTGCTGGCACTCTTCGCCGGCGTCGTTTTCGGATTGACCATGTTCCTGCGGGATCTGTTGGGCATGAACGAAATCAAGGACTACGAAGGTGCCGGTAACGGTTCCGTGGCCTTCACGGTGGCCGAGGGCGACGGCCCGCTGCTGATCGGCGGCAAACTTGAGGCCGAAGACATCGTGGCCACCTCGAAGGAATTCGTGAACGCGTTCACCGCGCAGTCCGACGGCCGGGAGATCCAGCCCGGCACCTACGAAATGAAGTACCAGATGTCCTCCTCCGCAGCGGTGGATGCCCTGCTGGGTGACGGCAGCGGCCAGGTGCACTATGCCGCCGTTGCACGCGACCTCCGACAGGGCGAGGTCTTCGAAATCCTTAACACCTCCACGCGTATCCCGCTCTCCGAATTCCAGGCGCTGGCCGCGAACCCGCAGCAGTTCGGACTGCCGGAGCAGGCCGTATCCCTGGAGGGTTACCTGCACCCGGGCGAATACCGGTTCGACGTCGAAATGACGGCCGAGGAGATCGTCAAGGAGATGACCGCCAACACCTTCGCGCAGCTCGAGGAGGCAGGCATCACCGATCCGGCGGAGCAGTACCGGATCCTGACCAAGGCCAGCATCATCCAGGCCGAGGCGGGGGAGGCTGACTACGCCACGGTTGCCGGTTCCATCGAAAACCGGCTGGGCCCGAACAACACCGAAACCAACGGCCTGATCCAGTCCGATGCAACGGTAACCTACGGCCTGGACCGGAAGAGCTATGAGCTGACGCCCGAGGAGAAGGCGGACAAGTCCAACCCGTACAACACGTACGCCAACCCGGGCCTGCCGGTAGGCCCGATCGGCTCACCCAGCCGCGAGGCCATTGATGCAGCTGCCAACCCGGCGGATGTCCCGTACTTCTACTGGGTCACGGTGAACCTGGACAGCGGCGAGACCAAGTTCTCCTCCACCCTGGCTGAACACGCCAAGTACGTGCAGGAATACCAGGACTGGTGCGGCACCCAGAAGCCGGGGCGGTGCGGATAG
- the ruvX gene encoding Holliday junction resolvase RuvX: protein MGVDVGLVRVGLAASDPDSVLAMPVRTLKRDAKKNSDIRVVVREAAERNAVEVFVGLPRSMRGGETASTQMARDYAQALAQALADAGQTQQVRLVDERLTTVSAHRSLHEAGMNSRNHRTVVDQAAAVAILQQSIDTQRSLNRDVGELVTPRRPHRTCGTLPAPNEEFTISQDIERDGGNTP from the coding sequence TTGGGTGTTGATGTCGGCCTGGTACGGGTCGGCCTGGCAGCCAGTGATCCCGACAGCGTCCTGGCCATGCCGGTCAGGACGCTGAAGCGGGACGCAAAGAAAAACAGCGACATCCGCGTGGTGGTCCGTGAGGCCGCCGAGCGGAATGCAGTGGAGGTATTTGTGGGCCTCCCGCGCAGTATGCGCGGGGGAGAAACCGCCTCCACGCAAATGGCCCGGGACTACGCGCAGGCCCTGGCACAGGCCCTGGCAGATGCCGGGCAGACCCAGCAGGTACGGCTTGTGGACGAGCGTCTCACAACGGTTTCCGCACACCGTTCACTGCACGAAGCTGGAATGAACAGCCGAAACCACCGTACAGTGGTTGATCAAGCGGCAGCTGTAGCTATTCTGCAGCAGTCTATTGACACACAACGATCCCTGAACAGGGACGTGGGGGAGCTGGTTACACCGCGCCGGCCGCACCGCACCTGCGGAACGCTGCCGGCCCCGAATGAGGAGTTCACAATTTCGCAGGACATCGAGCGCGACGGCGGTAACACGCCATGA